Proteins encoded by one window of Acinonyx jubatus isolate Ajub_Pintada_27869175 chromosome X, VMU_Ajub_asm_v1.0, whole genome shotgun sequence:
- the LOC106989788 gene encoding melanoma-associated antigen 9-like → MAGASGSQSHQGSSSPDEEGSSTWGAPAGAQASLPDALRVKVAGLVLLLLLKYRTKQPTTWAEMLAAVSQDDQDSFPVIFRRACEYLQLVFGVDVKEVDPRERSYVLVSILGLSCDGTPSGRDGMPKTSLLVLVLWVILLEDDRAPEEAVWEALGVMGVYAGREHVFYGEPRELLTEVWVQEGYLEYRQVPGSEPTRYEFLWGPRAHAESSGVQVLQHILAVNSRQPGSPCLSEEAVSHEEERA, encoded by the coding sequence atGGCAGGCGCTTCGGGGAGCCAGTCCCACCAGGGCTCCAGCAGCCCCGATGAGGAGGGGTCGAGCACCTGGGGGGCCCCGGCAGGGGCCCAGGCCTCGCTCCCAGATGCGCTCCGCGTGAAGGTGGCCGGCCTGGTGCTGCTTCTGCTCCTCAAGTATCGCACCAAGCAGCCGACCACATGGGCGGAGATGCTGGCGGCGGTTAGCCAAGATGACCAAGACAGCTTCCCCGTGATCTTCCGCCGAGCCTGCGAGTATCTGCAGCTGGTCTTTGGAGTCGACGTGAAGGAAGTGGACCCCCGCGAGCGCTCCTACGTCCTGGTCAGCATCCTGGGCCTCAGCTGCGATGGGACGCCGAGTGGTAGGGACGGCATGCCCAAGACCAGCCTCCTGGTGCTGGTCCTGTGGGTGATCCTCCTGGAGGACGACCGTGCCCCTGAGGAGGCGGTGTGGGAAGCGCTGGGGGTCATGGGGGTGTATGCCGGCAGGGAGCACGTATTCTATGGGGAGCCCAGGGAGCTGCTGACCGAAGTCTGGGTGCAGGAAGGGTACCTGGAGTACCGGCAGGTGCCCGGCAGCGAGCCCACACGCTACGAGTTCCTGTGGGGTCCCAGGGCCCACGCAGAAAGCAGCGGCGTGCAAGTGCTGCAGCACATCCTCGCGGTCAACAGCAGGCAGCCCGGGTCTCCGTGTCTGTCCGAAGAGGCTGTGAGCCATGAGGAAGAGCGGGCCTGA